From the Malus domestica chromosome 17, GDT2T_hap1 genome, one window contains:
- the LOC103404838 gene encoding uncharacterized protein, translated as MLTTVAAVSLRSAASRAFFFSKALPNSAATSFSLARTLSPSAVSRSSFRAMASDSAAPFNKIQIQRDDTTFDAYVVGKDGAPGIVVLQEWWGVDYEIKNHAVKISQLAPGFKALIPDLYRGKVGLDVSEAQHLMDGLDWQGAVKDIQASVNWLKANGSKKVGVTGFCMGGALSIASSVLVPEVDAVVAFYGVPSSELADPAKAKAPVQAHFGELDSFVGFSDVTAAKSLEEKLKASGIPYEVHIYPGNAHAFMNRSPEAVKRRKGMGLADEDEAACQLAWSRFQSWMSCYLPA; from the exons ATGCTGACTACTGTCGCTGCTGTTAGTTTGCGATCAGCAGCTTCCCGagccttcttcttctccaaagcTCTCCCAAACTCCGCCGCCACTTCCTTCTCGCTCGCACGGACGCTCTCTCCCTCCGCCGTTTCTCGCTCCTCATTTCGCGCCATGGCCTCCGACTCTGCTGCCCCCTTCaacaaaatccaaatccaaagagACGACACT ACATTTGATGCGTATGTTGTTGGCAAAGACGGCGCTCCTGGGATTGTTGTGCTTCAAGAGTGGTGGGGTGTGGATTATGAAATTAAGAACCATGCTGTCAAGATTTCTCAACTTGCTCCTGGATTCAAAGCACTTATCCCAGA CTTGTATCGGGGGAAGGTTGGTTTAGATGTTTCAGAAGCGCAACATTTGATGGACGGTCTTGATTGGCAAGGCGCTGTAAAGGATATCCAAGCCTCTGTTAATTGGCTGAAAGCAAATGGTTCGAAGAAG GTGGGTGTCACTGGATTTTGCATGGGTGGTGCTCTCTCAATTGCAAGTTCTGTTTTGGTCCCTGAAGTTGATGCTGTTGTTGCATTTTATGGTGTGCCGTCGTCAGAGCTTGCAGACCCAGCCAAAGCTAAGGCTCCTGTTCAGGCTCATTTTGGAGAGCTTGATAGTTTCGTTGGCTTTTCAGACGTGACG GCTGCCAAATCTTTGGAGGAGAAGCTGAAAGCGTCAGGAATCCCTTACGAGGTGCACATTTATCCCGGCAATGCCCATGCGTTCATGAATAGGTCTCCAGAAGCTGTGAAGAGGAGGAAGGGCATGGGACTGGCTGATGAGGATGAAGCAGCATGTCAGCTGGCCTGGTCTCGCTTCCAGTCATGGATGTCTTGTTATTTGCCCGCTTAA